In Vigna angularis cultivar LongXiaoDou No.4 chromosome 8, ASM1680809v1, whole genome shotgun sequence, one DNA window encodes the following:
- the LOC128193743 gene encoding uncharacterized protein LOC128193743 → MVLDGYNVIQFLTIEDTAFARKVDFNLPQRFDITYVDSNTEERRPIMIHRAVLGSFERFFGVLIEHYAGDFPLWLSPTQARVLPVTDAQTSEILEPEVVLQRKECSRSREERSRRGVLRNVSEECREMRVRGMRRMTSSSGKRIKTLGSKRKDKEPDRSYSNKFLSRKHERHFNVVQDRRLLMERNAGLIPDFAPQFGEQLENRN, encoded by the exons ATGGTCCTCGACGGCTATAATGTCATTCAATTTCTTACAATCGAAGACACAGCTTTTGCTcgaaaa GTTGATTTCAATCTACCACAGCGTTTTGACATCACATATGTTGACTCAAATACTGAGGAAAGAAGGCCTATCATGATCCATAGAGCAGTGCTTGGATCATTCGAAAGATTCTTTGGTGTTCTCATTGAGCATTATGCTGGTGATTTTCCATTATGGCTTTCTCCAACACAAGCTCGAGTTTTACCTGTTACTGATGCCCAG ACTTCGGAGATTTTGGAGCCAGAAGTAGTCTTGCAGAGGAAGGAGTGTTCTCGGAGCCGAGAAGAACGCAGTCGCAGAGGAGTGCTGAGAAATGTGAGTGAGGAATGCCGAGAAATGCGAGTGAGAGGGATGAGAC ggatgacctcctcatcgggcaagagGATCAAGACTTTGGGATCaaagaggaaggataaggaaccagaCCGCTCTTACTCCAAcaagttcctttcccgcaaGCATGAGCGCCACTTCAATgttgtccaagataggaggTTATTAATGGAAAGGAACGCTGGACTGATACCTGATTTTGCTccacagtttggagagcaattggagAATAGGAACTAA